A window of Mucilaginibacter sp. PAMC 26640 contains these coding sequences:
- a CDS encoding glycosyl transferase produces the protein MFIFSHLRWDFVYQRPQHLATRLAEHCKVYYIEEPVFDATDNIYYRTEYRHNIQVLVPHLLPGFDHDVTINGLSQLFSNLIETIDLQNTAFWYYTPMALEFSDRYEPGICIYDCMDELSAFKFAPPSMQLLERNLLNKADLVFTGGKALYHAKKDSHHNIHAFPSSIDKAHFSKARHVSAGSPDQNAGKKIKLGFYGVIDERFDIELIRDMADARPEWDFILIGPIVKIDQETLPRMANIHYLGSKTYDQLPECMADWDIALIPFLLNESTRFISPTKTPEYLAAGLPVISTPIADVVDPYGVNNLVGIGSSAKDFIRLAEMVLQNTHMEEERLEKVDLFLANNSWDLTFEGMREEILKVIKQNHTTLTATQYV, from the coding sequence CTGTTCATATTTTCGCACCTTAGGTGGGATTTTGTTTACCAGCGCCCACAGCATCTCGCAACCCGGTTAGCTGAACATTGTAAGGTGTATTATATTGAAGAGCCTGTATTTGATGCTACAGACAACATTTACTACCGTACTGAGTACAGACACAATATACAAGTTTTGGTTCCGCATCTTCTGCCCGGCTTTGATCATGACGTCACTATAAATGGTTTGAGCCAATTATTCAGCAATCTGATCGAAACAATTGACTTGCAAAATACCGCCTTTTGGTATTACACGCCAATGGCATTAGAGTTTTCTGATCGTTACGAACCTGGGATTTGTATTTACGATTGCATGGATGAACTTTCGGCATTCAAATTTGCACCTCCAAGCATGCAGTTGCTTGAGCGAAATTTGCTAAACAAAGCTGATTTAGTTTTCACAGGTGGAAAAGCGCTCTATCACGCCAAAAAGGATAGCCATCATAATATTCACGCATTTCCAAGTAGTATAGATAAAGCACATTTTTCAAAAGCTAGGCATGTATCTGCGGGGTCACCTGATCAAAACGCCGGTAAAAAAATCAAATTGGGTTTTTACGGCGTAATTGATGAACGGTTTGATATCGAACTAATCAGAGATATGGCAGATGCCAGGCCAGAATGGGATTTTATACTCATCGGCCCAATTGTGAAAATAGACCAGGAAACTTTACCCAGAATGGCCAATATTCATTACCTGGGTTCCAAAACTTATGATCAATTGCCAGAGTGTATGGCCGATTGGGACATCGCACTTATCCCTTTTTTATTGAATGAGTCCACCCGGTTTATTAGCCCTACAAAAACACCGGAATACCTTGCGGCAGGACTTCCTGTAATTTCAACGCCTATTGCAGATGTAGTGGATCCATATGGCGTAAATAATTTGGTTGGAATTGGTTCCAGCGCGAAGGATTTCATACGGTTGGCTGAAATGGTATTGCAGAATACGCATATGGAAGAAGAAAGACTAGAAAAAGTGGATTTATTTTTAGCAAATAATTCATGGGATTTAACCTTTGAAGGAATGAGGGAGGAGATCTTAAAGGTGATTAAACAAAATCATACAACTTTAACTGCAACTCAATATGTTTGA
- a CDS encoding UDP-galactopyranose mutase, which yields MFDYLIVGAGFAGSVLAERLSAIEGKKVLIVDKRNHIAGNAYDFYDHAGVLIHKYGPHIFHTNSSEVFKYLSKFTEWRNYQHKVLAHTNGQHVPIPINLTTINSLYGVNLSSSEVADFLASKAENIQHVKTSEDVVLKAVGRELYELFFKGYTKKQWDLYPSELDASVAARVPTRTNKDDRYFTDTYQAMPLYGYTKMFEKMLSHPNIKIMLNTDYREIIDEIKFERMIFTGPVDEYFDHCYGKLPYRSIDFKFETLDRESFQRTGTINYPNDYDFTRITEFKYLTGQEHKKTTIVYEYPTNDGDPYYPIPRPENNELYKKYQELALNSDTIFAGRLATYKYYNMDQVVAQSLSIFKKIKTENEQQISNPAETTEISGAND from the coding sequence ATGTTTGATTACCTTATTGTAGGGGCGGGATTCGCCGGGAGTGTTCTTGCTGAACGCTTATCAGCTATAGAAGGCAAAAAAGTGCTTATCGTTGATAAACGTAATCATATTGCTGGCAATGCTTATGATTTTTACGATCATGCGGGGGTATTGATTCATAAGTACGGGCCGCATATTTTTCATACCAATAGTTCCGAAGTATTTAAGTACCTGTCGAAGTTTACCGAGTGGCGAAATTATCAGCACAAAGTGCTGGCCCATACCAATGGTCAGCATGTGCCTATTCCTATTAATCTTACTACGATCAATAGTCTGTATGGGGTAAATTTGAGTTCTTCAGAAGTTGCTGATTTTTTGGCATCCAAAGCTGAAAATATTCAACACGTGAAAACATCGGAAGACGTTGTTCTGAAAGCCGTTGGGCGCGAGCTTTATGAACTGTTCTTTAAGGGGTATACGAAAAAGCAATGGGATCTATATCCGTCTGAATTGGATGCTTCTGTTGCCGCCAGGGTACCAACACGAACCAACAAGGACGACCGGTATTTTACAGACACCTATCAGGCTATGCCGTTGTATGGCTACACAAAAATGTTTGAGAAAATGCTGTCGCATCCAAATATCAAGATTATGCTGAACACAGACTATCGTGAAATTATAGATGAAATTAAATTCGAGCGGATGATCTTTACCGGTCCGGTAGATGAATACTTTGACCATTGTTACGGTAAATTGCCTTACCGATCTATCGACTTTAAATTTGAGACGCTTGACCGCGAATCATTCCAGCGTACGGGTACCATTAACTATCCCAATGATTATGATTTCACCCGGATTACGGAATTTAAATATTTAACAGGGCAGGAACACAAAAAAACGACGATCGTTTATGAATATCCTACAAACGACGGTGACCCGTATTATCCTATTCCACGGCCTGAAAATAATGAGCTATATAAAAAGTACCAGGAGCTTGCACTAAACAGTGATACCATATTTGCAGGACGTTTAGCCACCTATAAATATTATAATATGGATCAGGTAGTTGCACAATCGTTATCGATCTTCAAAAAGATCAAAACTGAAAATGAACAGCAGATTAGTAACCCAGCAGAAACAACGGAAATAAGTGGCGCAAATGACTAG
- a CDS encoding amine oxidase, with protein sequence MTSPFKSFWMGGFECSDQLNAFGNRVDFLHLTRHLEKIDADYLQLAEFNIQTVREGVRWSQVERSPHQYDFSTVRTMLRKGCEYGIQQIWDICHFGYPDDLTPLHPHFTGRFVGVCRAFVQFYLDELPGQTLIVTPINEVSFISWLGGDVRGTSPYCHHMGWEVKYALMRAYIAGIKAMKELMPTIRILTTEPLVSMVQPLFYTAEEKLRAEHAHQNQFQAVDILTGAICPELGGSPDLLDMLGFNYYYNNQWIVGIASFLKWADDDKDPRWRSFSDLLQEAYLRYNKPVVLTETSHPGEDRPKWITFIGKECQKAIAAGVPLLGVCLYPIIDRPDWDDNDYWHHSGLWDEIPLLNGDTIRELNLPYALALNQAQIALATTEKKIPLPSYAF encoded by the coding sequence ATGACTAGTCCTTTTAAATCTTTTTGGATGGGTGGATTTGAGTGCTCTGATCAGTTAAACGCTTTTGGCAACCGCGTTGACTTTTTGCATTTAACGCGCCATCTGGAGAAGATAGATGCTGATTATTTGCAATTGGCAGAATTTAATATCCAAACCGTAAGGGAAGGAGTGAGGTGGAGCCAGGTGGAACGGTCTCCTCACCAATATGACTTCAGCACCGTAAGAACTATGCTCAGAAAAGGGTGTGAATACGGTATCCAGCAAATATGGGACATCTGCCACTTTGGGTATCCTGATGACCTAACGCCACTTCACCCGCATTTTACAGGCCGTTTTGTAGGTGTATGCCGTGCATTTGTTCAATTTTATCTGGATGAACTACCAGGCCAAACCCTTATTGTGACCCCTATTAACGAAGTGAGCTTTATTTCATGGCTTGGAGGCGATGTTAGGGGGACTTCGCCTTATTGCCATCATATGGGATGGGAAGTTAAATACGCGTTGATGCGGGCTTATATTGCCGGTATAAAAGCAATGAAAGAATTGATGCCCACTATCAGGATCTTGACAACCGAACCTTTGGTAAGTATGGTGCAGCCGTTATTTTACACAGCTGAAGAAAAACTCAGAGCAGAGCATGCTCACCAAAATCAGTTTCAGGCGGTGGATATATTAACGGGTGCGATATGCCCCGAACTTGGCGGTTCACCGGATTTGCTGGATATGCTTGGCTTCAATTACTACTACAATAATCAATGGATTGTTGGCATTGCCAGCTTTTTAAAATGGGCTGACGACGATAAAGATCCACGTTGGAGATCTTTCAGCGATTTATTACAGGAAGCGTACTTGCGCTATAACAAACCTGTGGTACTTACAGAAACTAGCCACCCGGGAGAAGACCGGCCTAAGTGGATTACTTTTATTGGGAAAGAATGCCAAAAAGCAATCGCAGCTGGTGTTCCATTATTAGGGGTATGCTTGTATCCAATTATTGACCGGCCTGATTGGGACGATAATGATTATTGGCACCACAGTGGTCTTTGGGATGAAATCCCATTATTGAACGGTGATACCATTCGGGAATTAAACTTGCCATATGCTTTGGCCTTAAACCAAGCCCAAATTGCTTTAGCTACTACCGAAAAGAAAATACCATTGCCTTCATATGCGTTTTAA
- a CDS encoding methyltransferase, translated as MNEPLHTLSENYFDEVYREKEDPWNLATSDYERDKYNATLASLPRENYESALEIGCSIGVLTEVLLQKCSTILAVDVADAPVNQAKKRLERFPQATIKKMTVPAEFPEQNFDLIVMSEVGYFFSFVDLDLLTEKIKNHLNDTGQLLLVHWTHFVPDFPLTGDEVHNFFMDKAGDGKYFKHLFHQRTDNYRLDLFEKQ; from the coding sequence ATGAATGAACCCTTGCACACCCTATCCGAAAATTATTTTGACGAAGTTTACCGGGAGAAAGAAGATCCCTGGAACTTAGCCACCAGCGATTACGAGCGGGATAAATATAACGCAACTTTAGCTTCATTGCCAAGAGAGAATTACGAAAGTGCGTTGGAAATCGGCTGCTCTATAGGCGTGCTAACCGAAGTATTGCTGCAGAAGTGCAGTACCATCTTGGCTGTTGATGTTGCAGACGCGCCGGTTAATCAGGCTAAAAAAAGGCTGGAGCGATTTCCGCAGGCAACTATTAAGAAGATGACGGTGCCTGCTGAATTCCCTGAACAGAACTTTGACTTAATTGTAATGTCTGAGGTGGGATATTTCTTCTCATTTGTTGACCTGGACTTGCTTACAGAAAAAATCAAAAATCATTTAAATGATACCGGACAACTCCTGCTGGTTCATTGGACGCATTTTGTTCCAGATTTTCCGTTAACCGGTGACGAAGTGCACAATTTTTTCATGGATAAGGCCGGTGACGGTAAATATTTTAAGCATTTGTTCCATCAGCGTACAGATAACTATCGGCTGGATCTATTTGAAAAACAGTAA